The Serinus canaria isolate serCan28SL12 chromosome 2, serCan2020, whole genome shotgun sequence genomic interval GATTTGCCTTGTGATACAACAGAAAGGAATATTAGTGGAAGGCAGATTCAGTTTGGAAGTTCACACTTCTGACACTCTGTaatgaatctttttttttgtctctgactATCGCTCTCTTAAGAGAGTCAATGTATCAAGATCCATGTCCTCTTAACTGTAGAGAGCAGTTGGAAGTATCAGTCTGTTTTCTTGGAGGTTTTTGACTCTTCCTGTCCTTGCAGGCTTTTCAGATGTCTCACCAGAAGAGCTGCGACTAGAGTATTATGACAGCAGAGCAAACAATATCATTGGGAATTatgtaagtatttttaaaatgttggcTGGTGTGGACACTCTTGAGGAAGGACTTGTTACTGTTCTTCAGGTGGCAGATAATGATAAATGAACTCTTGATTCATTTATCTCCAACACTAGGAAATTATTAgaatgccaaaatatttttcaatatctGTGCAtcaaagcaaatgcaaaaatatCTGCTAGACACTCCTTGACTGAATCTTGTCCCTGCTCCTGAGTGTTATTTGTAGAAGTTACTTGAATCCTGTCTCAGAAGTTTAATGCCTTATACACTATTAGGCAGTTTGGTTGTTATAGGTGGTTATTTGGTGCTTTAAGTAGAATTTGAACTTGTTCTTTTACATACCTTTGTTGCAGGGAATTAATGATGAAAATAGCAGATACTTATTTTCTACAAACAGATATGTGTATACTCATTTAGAAGTAAGGCATAtgtttttatataaaacatCTCTCAGTGTGTATATATCATTCCTTCCTTCTAGTCCTGTCAATATCAAGGAAGCTAACAGAGTTTAGTTTTGtgccaggaaagaaaatagGCTGTTGGCAGATGCAAGTACAAATTAATTCAAACTACATTGCACTCTTTGCTCTTCTTGGTTCTGTGTTACAGAAGGAATTGCTCTTGTCACCACTCTTGCTTCATAGGTTTAGATTTACCAGAATTGCATTTTTAGAGACAGGagacacaaaatatttttttaaacttcaattaaaataataaacaaaataaataataaattacaaatAATAAGCAATCTACTCTCCATGGCTATTTAAATAAATAGGGATCTCATCAAAGCAGTAAATGCAAGTTTTCCTAACTCTCAGTGTATAGATGATAACTGTATGATACAGTTCTCTTATAGGATGTTTAAGTACAGCatgtcttttctgtgtttctattcTTAAACTGGgtcaaaatctgaattttccagTTTGTTGTACAGGAGCAGATACCAAGCAACATGATCTTCCAGCATGTGACTAGACACAAAAGAATTATTGATATTTGTGGTGTAAGACTCTTTTGAAAAATTGAGGAATTTGCCTACAAAAAGATTACTCATTCAATTTTTACAGGCATTTGTGTCACTAAGTGTTTTACTTGTTTAGGTTTTAGAGAAAATTCAATTAGGCCAGGCATCAAATTAGGTGTGTTGCTAGACTTAAGTATAAATATAGGAAATTCAGGTTTGAAATTCCTGAAAGATTGTTTGAAGACTTTTTAGGTTTTTGCTTAGTACTAAATTCAGTTTCCAAGACACAGATACCATCAGATAACTGCACTGTTCTGTGCAGTTATCTGATGGATCACACTAAGGGGGTTGATTTAAATTAAGGAAGTTAATTTCATCAAAAGTAACTATTTTAGGATGATACAATTGAACTGTTCTGAATTACAGTGATTTGAAagtgggtgggtttttttctgaaaacgAGGAAGAAGCTAAGGTAAATCTTAGGACTTCAGCTTAGCGAGTGAGTGCATAAATGAAAAGGCCAGACTGAAGAGTCAGTTCTCATATATATCAAACTTACATCTCTTGTTTTGtgtcattttttccccaagcatctaattcagaaaaaaatagaaccTGGATTTGAAAAGCCCCAGAAGTTGTTTGAGTGTTACTCTGATGTAAAGTAAAAGGGTTGATTTAAGGACAATAGTAAGAGAGCTTAAAGGAATTCTCTGTTAAAGACATCAGCTCCTCATGTTGAAGTTTCAGGAAAGAAAGTATCTTATTGGGTAAATGAAATTGCTTTTCTAATTCGAGATACCTTTTTCCCCTTCAGTTGCCAGatgacttttttgttttaagtctTCAGTAATAAAACCATGCTTTTATTTACCTCTTTTCAGATAGATGCTGTCCAAAATTTAGCACTACAATGGAAAAATCGGCTACTTCAGTTGAAAGCTTTAAATGCATCAACTAAAGCATCTTTGGTAAGTGTTCACAAATGGCAACATGTCACTGTGCCTGatgtcattttttaatgaagtaatTTACACTGATGTTTATGATGGCTAAAAAGACTTCTGAGATGTGGCAATTGTGATGTGCCACCTGGGCATATTCTCTGGGTTCCTTGAACCAGAATCAGTGAAATCCTTGTGCTATTATAAACCCCTTCAGTTAACTGGGGAAAAACATGCATGGGGATGGTTCCATGTTagcaaggcagcagctggatcCCAGCTTTGCAACACTCTCATTGCAAGCTGCATGAAAACAACCAGAGCTTTAGTCTGGGATCTGGCTGTGTACGTGACCAGGAAGAGGCCAATCCCcaccacagctttttttcccatgtgCTGATGTTGACTCTTCCAAGAGAGGATCAGCAGACTGGACCAGAATTGCTCTCCAGGACTCCTTAGGATAAATGAAGCATTTGGCCAAGGTCAGGATTGAGGGATTGATGGGAGAGAAGCCCTTTGGATACCATTTGAAGACAGAAGGAGTCATTGGTCCTGGGGAGGTGGCAAACACTTGTGAATGGAGATGGTTTTGCACAAGCAAATGAGCAAATGCCTGAGTTCAAGCCCACATGAAATAatcagggaggcagaggaagtgGCTCTGTTTGAGTGCAGCCTGCATGAAGTGCAGGGAAGGTTGAGTAATGTGATCCCAGCCCTTGTTCTGTTCAGTGCTGAAGGTGGACAAGCAGGATTTGGGCTTTACCACAGACACAGATGTGCTGAGAACAGAAAGCTGAAGAGAGTGAGTCAAAGCTGTGCCCTAACTACAGTCCTGGAGCACAACCTGGAACAGTAAGAGATGAGAATGAGAGCTCCCAGAGGGGATCAGGTCATTGATGACAGGCCAAAATCAATCCATTGTAACAGATTTGCATTTCTGGAGGGTTTTACAGAGAAGAGCAGGTATGGCCTTGGAGCACGTAAAGCACTGCAAGAACAGGCAGTTGTGAGCAGTGATCACAGTCCAGCATGGCTGGAGTTGGGTTCAGTAGGactgggcagctctggcttGTTTCAGCTAGTTACTGAGAGAGAGTTCCCTGTTTTGGAATCTAGTTTCTATGTATGTCTCTGGAATTTTTTCAGCTCTCTGCTTTCAAGACCACAGGCACTCAAGCAGCACCTGCCTTTGGAATGGGAGGACAGCAACCCTCAGGCTTTGGGCTGTCAAGTAAGTTCCTGTTCTAAGAACCAAAACATTTACACATTTTCTGTAGTTTGCTGCTGCATCTTTGAAATATAGCAGGAGTTTAGCATCCCTGGAGTATgaattctaatatttttttgtccATTCTCTGCTTGCAGGCtttcctgtgagcagcagcagcagcagtaccAGTGCCAGCAGTTTCTCCTTTAAAGCCAGTTCCAGCCTCATCAGTTCCACATCatctgggagcagccctgctgctgggagctcttctgctgctgtaaatCCTCCTGCATTTGGGACAGCATCCTCTCCTAGCACACCCCAGTCCGTGGGCTTTGGCAGCGCAGCCGCTCCATCCGCAGCCTCCTTCTCCTTTAAAGCAGCTGCCACGGCTGGTGGCTTTGGGACTTCTGCCTTCTCAGGCTTTGGCAGTGGAACTTCTGCTGGGAACTCTGCAGGCACCACTCCAGCAGCCTTTGGAGCCTTTGGTGCCACCGGAGCCCCTTCTGGCTCACCCTCGAGCGGCGCTTTATTtggacagagcagcagtgcctctgcACATCCTGTCACCTCAGCGTCTGCTGCAGCCACcaactccagccctgcctcagagAAGTTATTCACTCCCAAGGGCGAACTGTCAGCTGAAGAGTGGCAACAGTTTGAAGCAAAGGAGTTCACAATTGGAAAGATTCCTCTGAAACCACCACCATTAGAACTTTTAAATGCTTTCGACCTTTTAAGTTTATTCAGAAGTAACATGTTTTGAAATGTAATAAAATGCTACTTTTAACTTTTGTTTCATCTCTCAAGTCTGCAGGAATAAAATTATAAGTATAAACATGTGGACAttgtattttataatttcttattttgggACAATCATTTTACAtctgagaaatgaaatgttaaaaataaaatggaatatttccTTCTAATTTTTGTCCTGTGATATTCTGGGGCAACACTGTTTATAAAAAGGTTGTGTCAAAAGAAATAGTGCTTCAGTCAAGTGTTCACAACCTACTGTGAATGGAACTCTAGAAAGACACCTGCAGTACCAATGCTTGTTGTTGGATAGCCTTTTCTTATGCCTCTGCTGATGTTTGTGCAGTGTTGGAGGACTGTGTTAAGAGAAAGGGATGGCTCCTGTGTGGTCTGTGCCACACTACACTTTTCTGTCCCCTTGGAGCCAGTTCCTGTGCCAGGTGACACAATTCAGCTGTTGATTAGTAGTTTTGCCTGAGGTTACCAAGCCTGCAGGAATGTCATATCCCCCCCTGAAAGCATTCATCCTGCAGAAGGAGCTTGTGGGTTGTTATTTTGGTGCCTCTTAGGGGAAATGTTGCAAGCAATAGCAAAACTGCCTTTCTGTGAATGATGTCAGGTTCTCAAAACTTGATGGGTGAATATACTAACGTTACCTCACCTGAAGTCATGATGGTAAGGGATCAGTTTTGTTGCCAAGATGATCTAAAGCAGGAGTCAGGAGTCTTCCAGAGGATATCCTAGACTCAGGGAAGGAGAACATTTGCTCTTGACCAGGCCCTCCCCTTAGTAGTCTATAATTACCAGACCTCATCTTTAAGAGGAAAGTAAAAGTTTACTTCAGGATACACATAACTAAATCAGTGGTTTCTTTAACACTTGTAGACAACATTTCAGTTCTCAGTATGGACCTTGTAGTCCTACATGAAACTTCACCTGTGTCATGTATCTGACCACAGGTCCAGCAGAGACTGGCTTGCTGAAACAGTGGGAATGGCTGGAACAACATCCAGAATGGTAGGCTGGGGTAGACACTCTGCAGCCTTCATGGAGATCCAGGTTCCTCAGTGTGTGCTCAGTGCAGATGTAGCAGAAATTGCAGGTGTTACATATCTCAGCAGTCTGTTACTGCTAAACTGCTCTAGGAGCTTCCCAGGCTTAAAGTGAGCATGTGCTGTTTTAAATGGAAGtattttgccttaaaaaaaaaaaaaaaaagccataaaaatcTGGATATTCTCCTGCACACACCCAAACAATATTGGCTTGAAGTTCTC includes:
- the LOC103812880 gene encoding nucleoporin NUP42-like isoform X1, with amino-acid sequence MGVCQFFLRGYCRFGDRCWNEHPRGAAGRPGLPPAHVTSGRGGGGWGASNQRYSNVIQPSSFKSDTWGGSRDHGKGFFGSSDFGSSGGSSRNADFSQNRFSALANSQSVADGSKDEEERLLECVVKDMEIWESSGQWIFSCYSPMKEKPNVSGFSDVSPEELRLEYYDSRANNIIGNYIDAVQNLALQWKNRLLQLKALNASTKASLLSAFKTTGTQAAPAFGMGGQQPSGFGLSSFPVSSSSSSTSASSFSFKASSSLISSTSSGSSPAAGSSSAAVNPPAFGTASSPSTPQSVGFGSAAAPSAASFSFKAAATAGGFGTSAFSGFGSGTSAGNSAGTTPAAFGAFGATGAPSGSPSSGALFGQSSSASAHPVTSASAAATNSSPASEKLFTPKGELSAEEWQQFEAKEFTIGKIPLKPPPLELLNAFDLLSLFRSNMF
- the LOC103812880 gene encoding nucleoporin NUP42-like isoform X2, which codes for MEIWESSGQWIFSCYSPMKEKPNVSGFSDVSPEELRLEYYDSRANNIIGNYIDAVQNLALQWKNRLLQLKALNASTKASLLSAFKTTGTQAAPAFGMGGQQPSGFGLSSFPVSSSSSSTSASSFSFKASSSLISSTSSGSSPAAGSSSAAVNPPAFGTASSPSTPQSVGFGSAAAPSAASFSFKAAATAGGFGTSAFSGFGSGTSAGNSAGTTPAAFGAFGATGAPSGSPSSGALFGQSSSASAHPVTSASAAATNSSPASEKLFTPKGELSAEEWQQFEAKEFTIGKIPLKPPPLELLNAFDLLSLFRSNMF